The window GGAgggcagacccctaggatgaccccaaacaacctctcccattaaatcagggcagcctattactaagggttaaaattGAGTGTTAAGACTGGTCTCAACTGTGGTTATTTTccactcaatagctttaatataGGAATGTATGGACTACAGTGAGGGTggagaccaaaagtcatcctccattgttgatgatagatgGGGTCAAAatataagttgtgatttagttTTTGGCTGACTGACACTATTTGGAATGAAAATGAATCAAATTtggagaattttacttaaatatAGAAGGTTAAttaagacattgtttgtcacaaggtagtttggtcgttgcctttaaaaatgctaaatttgggtgctgtagatatgctaatacaatcgcccTGCTGGTTGCAGTAGATGTACCACTGGAacttgggctggagtttttctcctacaatttagttgctcAGCATATCCCCTAGTGGGCAAACctatttagttaggcatgtgccaagaaattTCAGGATATTATAAACGCATGATAACCAATTAAAAAAtgttgagagctgtttagctctgtaagacaaatgtgtcagtgggttatatggtttataattccttcgcacaagactgtgttgcacattgatgtctttgattgtgttagtgaatgtttgtgtttataacatttccactttgttgttttgatgaatatacagtatgaaaTTCCATAACTAATTgattctagatccatccctattaccaattctttatttttacatgtccatcccaaaatgatggccagtgtaggttcaggatggcgcctcctgtggcctgATTCGccgtgattctgctttcactcatggtgtcactttccattgactttatgaagtgaaagcaggggggatgtatgatttgataactgattatgattggaaagagttgagattagggctcaaagcaaattTAATTGGTATTTATTAGGAGTTACAtgaaaaaacagtttttttctgtttgcatagttataacagagcattggcatctgttatgttttacatcttccattcttaggatttgttttaatttgtttatttgtaaggtctaacattttaatggtggaatatattagatcttaccatttttgatttggttaagcaaagtcaagtctgatcagacaacggAATCTCATTCTACTGCTAGGTGCTATCCAGCATAAATAcagcacattgaatgaaacatcaaccaagcccattctagatggaaaaggaaatttgacatgGACTTTTGAAACTTGTctatggaacttctgagatccacaagttttcaggactgatctattgtcttcattgttggaagttgacggaacaatacccagtggatgaaagtcagatggactgttgaaccacactaatcgttgttttgcggttatactttcaacagatctggacatcacaacccccttttctgatgatacatcacgtcactgactggacacagacaactgagtgtgtgagtaccagcaacatgttcaagaaggatttctacaactacactggttgaatctgttccGAATCCTcctgaccaatcacatggcagaactATGCCAGGGTcggatcacttggcttcacatcccatttccagatgaatcattgacagcaagatgagaggagagtcctgaaggacacatactacaggtcagaataccatgggccagttgactggaaaggtcacatggtcccatcacagtagaagacactgttgtggtgttaatcttgaattagtgaagttttggaaactcactaCTCCACTACGTACCTACACTTACTTGTTAgaacaaccaggcaatttggtgggtccacatcacactgactgcaatagctgatattggaactttacatcactgatgcaagacagagaagactgaagactagaaatacaggacatttgatgggAATCTAGCTTCATTCttaacaatcaatagttttcctaaaTTGACAGATATTTTGATAtctgtgtccactttgtaatcattggagagagatttaaatgagaaatggaaggtcaacattatagactcatgctgaataaagatggatcTCCCCTTACTTccgattgcatttattttgttcatggatcaaacttggacagaatctaacacgcTACACTGCTGACTGCAAGCCCCTCCAGATAGTGGAAAAGTCTGTGGAACGCTTCATCGGCTGCTatctcccctccgtgcaaggcctctaccatacacgatgcctgaggagagcatggaacatcatcatagaccacagccacccaggctatggtctgttcacactgctgccgtccgGTAAATGCaaccggagcatcagggcatGCACCTCCATGTGGAATCAATTTTCAGAAATGTCCCAGTCTCTTCCAGTTgtgaacttaggaggacatgagatcctggcccacacctgcggagtaggtggtttgaaagacccgttgctgtccctgtccaaattcctcctggttgtgttgcagatcaagatctccccagctctgctgccatgtgttggagtttaccccggggaacgagagggtcgtttccctgcgcctacgggttggggataggtctctcactgttgtttgtgcctacgggccaaacggcagtgcagagtacccgaccttcttggagtctctgggaggggtgctggaaagtgctccgactggggactccatcgttctactgggggacttcagacaaccctctcattcaccggggtaaactccaacacatggcggcagagctggggagctataagcaaacccacaccagcccgccgcctctcaccatgggcaactccagagtggtgaagagtccatcctctctcaaggactgtggttccagagcccaagccgtgcgtagaggtgatcctgactacctctagtcggaacctctcaacctcacgcacaatctcacgctccttccccgccagcgaggtgacgttccacgtccctagagctagtttccgtgtccagggatcgggttgtcgaggcccctgccttcgactgccgcccgatcctctccgcaccgaccccttatggtccctcctgtgggtggtgagcccacgggaaggcagccccacgtcgctccttcgggctatgcccgaccgggccccatggggaaaggcccggccaccaggcactcgcatgcgagccccaaccccgggcctggctccagggtggggccccggctgcgccatcccgggcgacgtcacggaactcaaaaaaaaaatcatcattaaggggtgttttgaaccgctcttagtctgacccgtcgcccaggacctgtttgccttgggagaccctaccaggggcatatagccccagacaacatagctcctagggtcactcgggtactcaaacccctccaccacgttaaggtggcagttcaaggaggagTATTTTTTTCGTTATATATATTTggcttaattcttactacattGATGTCagatgccatgtcacaagaatttcattttacaggatgacgctgtgttattctgTGCGTCAGACAAACTTGAAACTGAAACGTCATTGAGTCTATCAATATCACCCATCTAAGCTGGTAGGGCGAGCTCTACCAAATACTGCTTTTTGATTGATGCATCGACAACCGCACAGGTTGGAACTCCAAGGTGTGACGTCCGAAGCTTCGAACATCTTTGGTTATGTGGTGTTTCTAACGAGCTTCTGGTACACTGCATCCAAACATTAACTATGAAAACAGAACCGTGCTTCGGAGCTTCGGTTTAATTCACCCTGTCCCTAAAAAGCAGTACCCTAACTTGATGACGTCTGCCGTTTGAAAGGTCTGGGTGGTCAGTTCTAAATatagtaaacatttttattgtaaccacagttcaaataaaaactgaacTCTCAGCCTAGAATGATCTGCTTGTGAGACTCAGTCGTGACTAAGACATGAAGAAATACTGTTTCTCAATCAAGTGCAAAACTACAGTATCTCAGTCACCTTGTGGTCACAACAGCCATCCAAAGCATGATGACATTAGCATCTGCTGAACTAGTAAAATCTAAATGTCAGCTGAGTCACCGTATTACTTTTACTGTTGATGTAAGAGCAAGGGTCAAGGGTCCATTCAGAAAACTGTTTTGAGTTACTTAATTGGGTTGCGTGAGCATTATCAACAACTATTTGTCATTAGGAAAATCACTGATGGATTTAATACTTTTATATTGTGATGACTAGCTATGACTCAACTGTCTTAAATAGGAAACATAGTAAACAAGGATTCCTTTTTCTATTTAGGAGACTCGTAGATAGCTCGTACACATTATTGACAGCATTTTTTCTGTTCCCACTTCTGATGCCCTAAGGAGTTGTACTCCTTTAGCTATTTAAAAATTTCATTTTGCATATGCGTGAGAATGTTATGCACCACAATAAACTAGATCAGAGGCATGTGTGCAGTGTACGTGTGCGCGCACGCTCCTTGGTGGGTCCATCTAGCTCAGCCGCTCCAGGTAGGTGACTGGCACCTTGCCCTTCTGGTTCTGAAACGTTATTGAATCTATCACTATCACCCATCTAAGCTGGTAGGGCGAGCTCTACCAAATACTGCTTTTTGATTGATGCATCGACATGTTTCAAAACAGCTATTCCCGAAAACCGCACAGGTTGGAACTCGAAGGTGTGACGTCCGAAGCTTCGAACGTCTTTGGTTACGTCGTATGGTACTTAACGAGTTTCTGGTACACTGCATCCAAACATTAACTATGAAAACGGAACCGTGCTTCAGAGCTTCGGTTTCATTCAACCTATCCCTAAAAAGCAGTACGGTAACTTGATGAAGTCTGCCATTTGATGAGGTTTTATTTATTCCCGAGGTGTACAGTTTTATTTCGTTCCACGTTCCAGGTCTGGGTGGTCACTTACCATACCACAAAGCCAGAGTGCTACTCAAATGAGTTGCGTTTCCATTATCTTTCACTGGCCATGAGTAACCGCGAGGGCGCCAGACTGTAGTGTCTTTGTATGTCCGTTACACAACGTATTGAGCAAAGCCTTTCCGCGGGGGACAGCTGCAGCAGGGAGGAACCACCCCCATTCTTCCTACAGTCTATTTCTGCTATTTACAAAAACTGATTTTGTAATGCACAAGTTTTGCAATAAATGATGGCATGTGATGAGTCTGATTATCCACTGCTCATTTTAATCAGTTGAAACAAGCGGTCATTCATTTTAATTCCAATCATACAGTTATCATTGGTAAAGGGACAGGCCTTTTGTACAGACCAATAACAAATTAGGATGGGGAGATCATTGAGAAAAGGAAACCAAAAGATCAGAACTTATTACATACAAATACACCCATTTCAAAACATCAACAACTTTAAAAGACAACATTAAGCTGGTAGCCTGCTGAACACCTCCCAAATTCCACATCCTTGAATCACACTCAGTTTTTAGCAACCAGAGAGAACATTccgaaacaaaaaataaataatgtcacaCACATCAAAAACGCTTCTGAGATCAACTCAATATTTTGATGCAATAACCTTTGTTAGTTCAATAAAGTTACCAtgtttttgtccttctcacAAATAGGGCATAAGACAGGGGAACACTCACAAACATTACAGTAATCTTATGTGAGAAATGTAAGCCACGTAAATATAGTACAAAAATGGAATGTAAccacagtttaaataaaaactgaactCTTAGCCTTGAATGATCTGCTTGTGAGACTCAGTTGTGACTCAGACATGAGGAAATGCTGTTTCTCAATCAAGTGCAAAACTGCAGTATCTCAGTCTCCTTGTGGTAAGAACAGCCATCCAAAAAATGATGACATTatcgtctgctaaatgattaagATCTAAATGTCATCTGAGTCACCATATTACTTTTACTGTTGATGTAAGAGCTAAGGGTTAGGATCCATTCAGAAAACTATTTTGAGTCACTTGGGTTGCGTGAACATAATCAACAACTATTTGTCATTAGGAAAATCACTGATGGTTGTAATACTTTTATATTGTGATGACTAGCTATTACTAAATTGTCTTAAATAGAAAACATAGTAAACAAGGATGACCTTTTCTATTTAGGAGACATTACGGAGCTCGTAGACATTATTCACAGCATTTTTTTCTGTTCCCCCTTCTGATGCCCTAAGGAGTTGTATATGCGTGAGAGTGTCATGCACCACAAGAAACTAGATCAGAGGCATGTGTGCAGTGtacgtgtgtgcgcgtgtgtgcacaCACGCTCCTTGGTGGGTCCACCTAGCTCAGCAGCTCCAGGTAGGTGACTGGCACCTTGCCCTTCtggttccctctctctcccaccagCCAGTCAGGGTCCATGCCAGGCACTGTGTAGACAGTGATGAGCTGAAACAACAGAACGGCAACCGATCAGACCggtatacagtgcctttggaaaatattcagaccccttcactttctccacattaaTTGTTTTATGGACTTAATACATAATTGATTGAATCTATTTTTgcaatcaatctacacacaatacaccataacggcaaaacaaaaacataatttatttaaaatgaaaaatgtacataaatattaaTGTCCTTTGCCATGAAACTTCAAATACAGCTTAGATGGATTGTGTGTCGTTTGATCATCCTTGTCTCTAGAACTAAAATTGCCTTTaatctgtggcaaattcaattgatggAACATGATTTATAAAGGCACATACAAGCAATGTCCCACATTTCACAGCGCATGTTCGGACAAACAGAGTTTAAGGAACACTCTATATACCTCTCCTAGAGCTAGCTGTCCAacaaaactaataaaaactctTGGGCATGAAAGCCAACCGTGTGGTAGAAACAAgataccactcatcacctggttAATACCATCGCTAATTTAGGCACCTTTTCGGCAAAATGCCAAGTGGACTGTGTCTTAAACAGAGAAGTGGTTTCCGTCTGGCCACTATACCATAAAGGCCAGACGGGAGGactgctgcagagatggttgtccttctggaaagTTCTCCCTTCTACACATAGGAACACTGGAGTTCTGTCAAAGTGACCATCCTTCTCGGTCACCTCCATGACCAAGGTCCTTCTCCCCCGATTGCTCAGTTTGGCCAGTAGGTCAGACCTAGGAAGAGTGTTTTTGGTTccaaacatcttccattgaAGAAAgatggaggccactgtgttcttggggaACTTAAATGCTGCATAAATGTTTTGGTACCTTTCCCTAGACCTGTGCCTTGACGCAATCCTGTCTGGGAGCTCAACAGACAATTCCTTTGACCTCATGGCTTGGTTGTTGCTCTGACATGCCCTGTCAACTTAGGGACATtctatagacaggtgtgtgcctttacAAATcattataaattaattaaatacatttaccaCAGGGGAACTCCAAACtaagttttatttttatcatcatcatcatcaaattATCCCACATATCTAAAAACCTTTTGTCATTATCGGGTATTGTGCATAGATTCATGATTTgtctaaaatatttaaatataattattataagcATATTTACTATTATTTACACTTAAAATAAACAGTCTAAACTCTTTTAGAATACCAGACAATGGGATGCTCTATGTAACACGCTCTAGCTATTTAGCATTTTGACTGCCATGCTtgtgagattattgtgtttggcaacaaaaataaaagaacaaggaTTAaaaaagagctggattctctggcccttaaaaccagggatcaagtgcgtaatcttggtgttctaaCAGACTCAGACCACAAAtgtaacagtcatatcaaagcagtcacaaaaaacagcattctatcatccaaaaaaatatagccaggatcaaaggcttggtgtcccaaaaagaccaagagaatcttgctatataaataaacttgcttgcttgtggCACAAAATGTATGAGTCAACGAACATACAGTGTGTTGCAAGTATTGCCCTATAGCAGGTGGTGAACCCTGGGAGCTGCTATACCTCATCTGCAAGTAGGGACAGCTCGCTGGCATCGTGGGCGTCATAGTCATACAGGACCTTGGCCTTGCGGTGGCCTGTGGCAGGCGGCTGCACATCCTGGATTTTCAGTGGGCCAGCAGGCTCCCGGGTGCTGTTAGGGCCTGAGGTGATGAGGCCTGGGGGTGCGGCCCCTGGAAGGGTGGAAGAGGAGACAGGCGAGGGGCaggtggtggaggggtgggCATTCGAAGAAAAGGAGTTTGGATACCTAAGGGTCGGGTTACGGGAGAGAAAAGATAAAAAAGTTAACACTGCTACAGTTCTGAAGTGGTAGTGTATCACTGCTATAGTTCTTAATGGGGTAGTGTAACACTGCTATAGTTTTGAAGAGATATTGTAACACTTCTATTGTTCTGAAAGAGTTGTGTATCTGCTATAGTTCTGAAAGGTTTTTTTAACACTGCTATAGTTCTGAAAAGATAGTGTAATGCTGCTGTTGTTCAAAACCAATACTGTAACACTGCTATAGTTCTAAAGGGGTAGTGTAACACTGCTATAGTTCTAAAGGGGTAGTGTAACACTGCTATAGTTCTAAAGGGGCAGTGTAACACTGCTATAGTTCTAAAGGGGTAGTGTAACACTGCTATAGTTCTAAAGGGGTAGTGTAACACTGCTATAGTTCTAAAGGGGTAGTGTAACACTGCTATAGTTCTAAAGGGGTAGTGTAACACTGCTATAGTTCTAAAGGGGCAGTGTAACACTGCTATAGTTCTAAAGGGGCAGTGTAACACTGCTATATATCTAAAGGGGCAGTGTAACACTGCTATAGTTCTAAAGGGGCAGTGTAACACTGCTATAGATCTAAAGGGGCAGTGTAACACTGCTATAGATCTAAAGGGGTAGTGTAACAACATTTGATGATGCAATGATAAAGCCTAGAAGTGTTTTTCATCCCTACCCTATACTTAGAAAGTGTCAAGTATTCAGGGTCTAGGTTTTGACTATTATTTTTGTTACTTACGTATCACTGTTAGCACTGGCAGCAggataagaaaaaaaagacagattttGAAGACTGTTTCATACCACACTACAAAAGCAGAGCCACTTCAGaggtttcaaatgtatttttgttttaactggAAACCGATAAGGCAAAAAAGGGATTTCAGCAAATGTACTTCACTAGTAGATCAGATGTGTAGGCAGAAATGTGTGGCTGGGTGAAATTTGTGTGGGCAGAAAGCCCTCAAATCATagaaatcatgtcaaaactttcAAAGCTGCTGCTCAATCAGAGTGCTCTCATGTGGGTGGAACAGGCCCCCCCCAGTCCCTACGCCTCTGTAGCGGATTAGGGAATAACAGAATTTCTTGTGAATGTACCTCACTAGTAGAATGCTTACCTGCTCAGTTCTTTCTGCAGCTCCTGCATGTACTGGTGACACTGCGCATAGTATGTGACCTGGGCCTCCACAAACTCATGCAGACAGCGCAGGTGATTGACCTGCCAGGGAACAAGAGGGCAGGGTGAAGCAAAGAAAAGGCCTGGAATTAAGGACGTGGCTATGGTTTACGGAAGGACCAGGTGATTATTTTTCAGTTCATCGGGCGGGAGCAGCCAGAGATATTATAGATAAGCGGCAACATGAATCACATCGGTAAATGAGAGGAGAAACATATTACAACGCCCCTGTGAGGTACCGTATGAATGTTACATGTAGAATGTGTTTAAATAACAACAGAATCCATTCACTGGAAGTCACGTTCTGTCAACGTTTCATGACTGACATTTTGTGTCACATGGATGCTAAGCTAACCTACTCGAGGACTTTAGCCAATTCTAGAATTAAACCCAGACGGTCAACAAGCCATTGGAAGGTTGGAAGGCTTGTGAAGCCGAATGCACCTTTAAACTTTAGGAAAGGATCAACCGAAAAGTAGCCCACTAAGTTTGTAAAGTTTTCATTTTGGGAACAGGAAACTGCGGTGAGTTAAATTAGTTTCAGATGTTTAAATAATGCTTACACATCAGCAACATGTCCTCAAGTCCCATCCCACTCTACTGACTCCCTCCATCACGCGGATGGGAAATCTTTATTAAATCATTTACATGTGCACATCTGGTGAGACATCTGATTTCTCATCCATGGGCAGCGCCTTTAAAGGCATCCGTCATTTTAATGTAGGAAAGCATGTTGggacttaattttttttaacgcCTACTCCAGACATGACTGCTGAGGCTGCAAATTGTCTTAAAGAGGGGTACTtaactcttaccctacgaggtctggagcctgctggttttctgttctaccccATCAATAATTGCACCTACCCGGTGTCCCTTTACTAATTTAGTCCCTGATTAGACAGTTGCAATAAAAAAAGTGGCTTTGAGGTCCATAGTTGAGTGTACACCCctgcagtagtgtgtgtgtgtgtgtcttccctGGTCTCACATGTGTACTGCTGATGCCCTCCAGGAGCAGCCTGGTGACCTCGGCCTGTCTGTCAAACTCTGTCTGAGCCACGCGCAGCTCCTGCTCCGCCTATAGCAGAAGGAGAGAGCAC is drawn from Esox lucius isolate fEsoLuc1 chromosome 14, fEsoLuc1.pri, whole genome shotgun sequence and contains these coding sequences:
- the sh3glb2b gene encoding endophilin-B2b isoform X16, translated to MDFNLKKLTSDAGVFFTRAVQFTEEKLGSAEKTELDAHLENLIARADCTKNWTEKIFRQTEVLLQPNPSARIEEFFYEKLDKKIPSRITNGELLGQYMMDAAKDFGPGTPYGSTLITVGEYQKRLGGAEREFLQTSAINFLTPLRNFLEGDWRTISKERRLLENRRLDLDICKARVKKAKQAEAKAAAEQELRVAQTEFDRQAEVTRLLLEGISSTHVNHLRCLHEFVEAQVTYYAQCHQYMQELQKELSSANSDTYPNSFSSNAHPSTTCPSPVSSSTLPGAAPPGLITSGPNSTREPAGPLKIQDVQPPATGHRKAKVLYDYDAHDASELSLLADELITVYTVPGMDPDWLVGERGNQKGKVPVTYLELLS